A genome region from Sceloporus undulatus isolate JIND9_A2432 ecotype Alabama chromosome 1, SceUnd_v1.1, whole genome shotgun sequence includes the following:
- the LOC121917441 gene encoding astacin-like metalloendopeptidase isoform X1, whose amino-acid sequence MKLLSLSTTILLVFFQKHTVGKPFQGIKENSDIGERDLHHDDVVYRKRIQRSAMRCSGKCYWPRSPDGLVSIPVEISTVFSMEQRLVIVEAMQEFVTLTCIRFINHTTEHDYINIITGNTCWSYFGKIGGRQHLGLAKYGCIYKGLIQHELNHALGFLHEHARSDRDKYVKINWEYVVAGEWGNFEKVNSTNLDLPYDYDSVMHYGLYDFSNTAGKPTIVPIPNASVPIGQRVGLSNLDVKKINKLYSCNACSTVLHKPSGSFSSENYPQSYPNNIICLWLIRIPEEKVFLNFHVFDLQSSPNCSSDYVRIYDGISRNAHVLIDRFCGIGQLPAVMASGSTMLVEFVSDEDTTATGFRASYTHVKCGGTFINTSGAVTSPEFPGRYPPNQACRWIISAPAGSRIFLRTAFFELEDIFGCRYDRLILRDGGQNHSPLVGIFCGKMKIPSFISSGNFLRIEFYADFAFEFSGFRLDYSIS is encoded by the exons ATGAAACTTCTAAGCCTGTCAACCACTATATTACTGGTGTTCTTTCAGAAACATACAGTAGGTAAACCTTTCCAG GGAATCAAAGAAAACAGTGACATAG GAGAAAGGGATTTGCATCATGATGATGTAGTCTACAGAAAAAGAATCCAGCGCAGTGCCATGAGATGCAGTGGGAAGTGCTATTGGCCTCGATCACCAGATGGACTGGTCAGCATTCCAGTTGAAATCTCTACAGTGTTTT CTATGGAACAGAGGCTTGTGATAGTGGAAGCTATGCAAGAATTTGTCACACTGACATGCATCCGGTTTATCAACCACACAACAGAACATGACTACATAAACATTATCACTGGAAATAC atgTTGGTCTTACTTTGGAAAAATTGGAGGCAGACAGCATTTGGGTTTGGCAAAATATGGCTGTATATACAAAGGATTAATTCAGCATGAACTCAATCATGCACTGGGTTTCCTACACGAACATGCTCGAAGTGACCGAGATAAGTATGTTAAAATCAACTGGGAGTATGTTGTAGCAG GAGAATGGGGGAATTTTGAGAAAGTGAACTCCACCAATCTGGATCTCCCCTATGACTATGATTCAGTGATGCACTATGGCCT GTATGATTTTTCTAATACTGCTGGAAAGCCAACCATTGTCCCCATCCCTAATGCATCAGTACCAATTGGTCAGAGAGTTGGGCTGAGCAATCTTGatgtgaaaaaaataaacaagctCTATAGCTGCA ATGCCTGTAGCACCGTGCTACATAAGCCAAGTGGCAGTTTCTCTTCTGAAAATTACCCACAATCATACCCTAACAATATCATATGCCTATGGCTGATAcgaattccagaagaaaag GTCTTTCTGAATTTTCATGTTTTTGATCTGCAGTCATCCCCAAACTGTTCCTCTGACTATGTTCGCATTTACGATGGGATCAGTAGAAATGCCCATGTTCTCATTGATAGATTTTGTGGGATAGGGCAACTGCCTGCAGTTATGGCTTCTGGAAGCACAATGCTTGTGGAATTTGTGAGTGATGAGGATACTACAGCAACAGGTTTCAGAGCCTCCTATACCCATG TGAAATGTGGAGGAACATTCATCAACACTTCTGGAGCAGTCACTTCCCCAGAATTTCCTGGAAGATACCCACCAAACCAAGCTTGTCGATGGATTATCAGTGCTCCAGCAGGAAGCAGG ATATTCCTAAGAACAGCTTTCTTTGAACTGGAAGATATCTTTGGATGCAGATATGACAGACTTATCCTTCGTGATGGTGGCCAAAATCACTCTCCACTTGTGGGCATTTTCTGTGGAAAGATGAAAATCCCATCTTTCATTTCTAGTGGGAATTTTCTGCGTATAGAATTTTATGCTGATTTCGCATTTGAATTTTCTGGATTCAGACTGGACTACTCAATCAGTTAA
- the LOC121917441 gene encoding astacin-like metalloendopeptidase isoform X2, with product MKLLSLSTTILLVFFQKHTVGKPFQGIKENSDIGERDLHHDDVVYRKRIQRSAMRCSGKCYWPRSPDGLVSIPVEISTVFSMEQRLVIVEAMQEFVTLTCIRFINHTTEHDYINIITGNTCWSYFGKIGGRQHLGLAKYGCIYKGLIQHELNHALGFLHEHARSDRDKYVKINWEYVVAGEWGNFEKVNSTNLDLPYDYDSVMHYGLYDFSNTAGKPTIVPIPNASVPIGQRVGLSNLDVKKINKLYSCNACSTVLHKPSGSFSSENYPQSYPNNIICLWLIRIPEEKVFLNFHVFDLQSSPNCSSDYVRIYDGISRNAHVLIDRFCGIGQLPAVMASGSTMLVEFVSDEDTTATGFRASYTHVPWGSSFVAFLSSCHSEMWRNIHQHFWSSHFPRISWKIPTKPSLSMDYQCSSRKQDIPKNSFL from the exons ATGAAACTTCTAAGCCTGTCAACCACTATATTACTGGTGTTCTTTCAGAAACATACAGTAGGTAAACCTTTCCAG GGAATCAAAGAAAACAGTGACATAG GAGAAAGGGATTTGCATCATGATGATGTAGTCTACAGAAAAAGAATCCAGCGCAGTGCCATGAGATGCAGTGGGAAGTGCTATTGGCCTCGATCACCAGATGGACTGGTCAGCATTCCAGTTGAAATCTCTACAGTGTTTT CTATGGAACAGAGGCTTGTGATAGTGGAAGCTATGCAAGAATTTGTCACACTGACATGCATCCGGTTTATCAACCACACAACAGAACATGACTACATAAACATTATCACTGGAAATAC atgTTGGTCTTACTTTGGAAAAATTGGAGGCAGACAGCATTTGGGTTTGGCAAAATATGGCTGTATATACAAAGGATTAATTCAGCATGAACTCAATCATGCACTGGGTTTCCTACACGAACATGCTCGAAGTGACCGAGATAAGTATGTTAAAATCAACTGGGAGTATGTTGTAGCAG GAGAATGGGGGAATTTTGAGAAAGTGAACTCCACCAATCTGGATCTCCCCTATGACTATGATTCAGTGATGCACTATGGCCT GTATGATTTTTCTAATACTGCTGGAAAGCCAACCATTGTCCCCATCCCTAATGCATCAGTACCAATTGGTCAGAGAGTTGGGCTGAGCAATCTTGatgtgaaaaaaataaacaagctCTATAGCTGCA ATGCCTGTAGCACCGTGCTACATAAGCCAAGTGGCAGTTTCTCTTCTGAAAATTACCCACAATCATACCCTAACAATATCATATGCCTATGGCTGATAcgaattccagaagaaaag GTCTTTCTGAATTTTCATGTTTTTGATCTGCAGTCATCCCCAAACTGTTCCTCTGACTATGTTCGCATTTACGATGGGATCAGTAGAAATGCCCATGTTCTCATTGATAGATTTTGTGGGATAGGGCAACTGCCTGCAGTTATGGCTTCTGGAAGCACAATGCTTGTGGAATTTGTGAGTGATGAGGATACTACAGCAACAGGTTTCAGAGCCTCCTATACCCATG tTCCATGGGGCAGCAGCTTTGtagcttttctttcttcttgtcacAGTGAAATGTGGAGGAACATTCATCAACACTTCTGGAGCAGTCACTTCCCCAGAATTTCCTGGAAGATACCCACCAAACCAAGCTTGTCGATGGATTATCAGTGCTCCAGCAGGAAGCAGG ATATTCCTAAGAACAGCTTTCTTTGA